In the genome of Veillonellales bacterium, one region contains:
- the secD gene encoding protein translocase subunit SecD, with amino-acid sequence MGETSLRWGKLSGFIAVVVAVLAVFGYCISPLANSLKQGLDLQGGTHVVLEAVDTPEAKVDEDAVQRVVKIIERRVNELGLTEPVIQRQGERRIIVELPGVKDPDKAIEMLGKTALLEFQDESNITVMTGSDLKDAKAQIDQSKRNLVSLEFSNEGGKKFADLTAKNVGKHISILLDKQVLTSPVVEEPISGGKAVITGNRSIEEAQNLAILLRSGSLPVKVEVLETRTVGPTLGQDSKAKSIFAFEIGIAFIVLFMLFFYRLSGFVANIALILYLMLLLVSLRMLNATLTLPGIAGIILGLGMAVDANVLIFERFKEEYRAGKTLRTAMDAGFTRAFATIFDSNVTTLLAAVVLFFLGTGPIKGFAITLGLGIVLSMFTAITITRFMLRMLMHANIFKNGKIFGA; translated from the coding sequence ATGGGGGAGACATCTTTGAGATGGGGGAAATTGTCTGGTTTTATTGCAGTAGTCGTTGCGGTATTAGCCGTTTTTGGCTATTGTATTTCGCCCCTGGCAAATTCGCTGAAACAAGGGCTTGATTTGCAAGGAGGCACTCACGTTGTGCTGGAAGCGGTGGATACGCCTGAGGCCAAAGTGGATGAAGATGCCGTGCAGCGGGTGGTTAAGATCATTGAACGGCGGGTAAATGAACTAGGTCTTACCGAACCAGTGATCCAACGGCAGGGAGAGCGACGGATTATTGTTGAGCTTCCTGGGGTTAAAGATCCTGATAAGGCGATTGAAATGCTGGGGAAAACCGCATTGCTTGAGTTTCAGGATGAGAGCAACATTACGGTGATGACCGGTAGTGATCTGAAAGATGCGAAAGCGCAAATTGATCAGTCCAAACGTAATTTGGTTTCTCTGGAATTTTCAAACGAAGGTGGAAAAAAGTTTGCTGATTTGACAGCAAAAAATGTCGGCAAGCATATTTCTATTTTATTGGACAAGCAGGTGCTTACCAGCCCGGTGGTTGAAGAACCCATTTCCGGCGGGAAAGCTGTGATAACCGGCAACCGTTCGATTGAGGAAGCGCAGAATTTAGCAATTTTGCTGCGTTCCGGTTCTTTGCCGGTAAAAGTTGAGGTTCTGGAAACCAGAACAGTAGGACCGACATTAGGGCAGGATTCGAAAGCGAAAAGTATATTTGCTTTTGAGATTGGGATCGCATTTATTGTCCTGTTTATGCTATTCTTTTATCGGTTATCCGGATTTGTTGCTAATATTGCTTTGATTTTGTATTTGATGCTTTTGCTGGTTTCCTTGAGAATGCTGAATGCAACACTGACCTTGCCGGGTATAGCCGGCATTATTCTGGGATTAGGGATGGCAGTTGACGCCAATGTGCTGATTTTTGAGCGCTTTAAAGAGGAATACCGGGCAGGAAAAACGCTGCGGACTGCTATGGATGCGGGATTTACTCGCGCTTTTGCGACGATATTTGATTCCAATGTTACCACTTTACTTGCTGCTGTTGTTTTATTTTTTCTGGGCACCGGCCCCATAAAAGGCTTTGCCATTACCCTTGGCTTGGGTATTGTTTTAAGTATGTTTACGGCAATTACGATTACACGATTTATGCTGCGAATGCTGATGCATGCCAATATATTTAAAAATGGCAAAATTTTTGGGGCGTAG